CTCACGCCTCCGGATTTCAGCGGGGATTTGGTCCGGGGCGATTGGCTGGAGTCGGTGATTCATCACGAATTCACGCACATCGTTCACCTGGACAAGGGCAGCAGGGCGCCAGGGGTCTTGCGCTATATTTTCGGCCGCTTTCCTTGGCTCTATCCCAATTTATTTCAACCGCGCTGGCTGGTGGAAGGTTTGGCCACTTACTCCGAGAGCTTGCCGGAACAAGGCGTAGGCCGTTTGCGCGGCCCGCTATTCGAAGCTTGGATGCGCGACGAGCGCAAACGCGGATTCCGCAGCCTGCGCGAACTCAATGCGGACGGGCGCAATCCTCCCTTGTTCAACGCCTATCTTTACGGGGCTTACTTCTACGACTTCCTCGCGCGGCGCTACGGCAAGGAGTCGGTCCCCAAGCTAGTGGAAAGTTACAGCGGAAATTTACTGCCCTTCCGCGTGCACAGCATGCCTTTTGATGCGACCGGGAAGATGATGGATGAACTTTACGCGGAGTTTCTCCAAGACCTTACCCAGGAGACCGATAACCGGGCAGCGCCAGTCCTCGCCCAACAGGAAGTGGCAGGAGAACCCGTGGGACCGCCCTTGCGCTAGATCTGGGCCGTGGCGGACGGCAAGGGCACGAACAGCGGCGCGCTCTACGCAATCGCCGATGACGGCATCACCGAGCCCCGCTTGCAGCGCTACGCGGCGGACGGTGGCGTTCGGACCTTGGCGCGTTCACGCATTGGCACGCGTATCGATGTACGCGGTGATGGCGTGGTGCTCGCTAGCCAGATGGAAATCTGCAATGGCCACGATGTTTACTTCGATCTGTATCGCATCGAAGCCGGTGGCGCGAATCTGGCCGGGCCAAAGCGCCTCACCCAATGCGGGCGTTACTTTCGTGCCGTCTGGGGGAGCGATGGCAGCGCCATCTTCGCGCTCAAGCATGTGCCAGGAAAGCAGCACTTGGTGCGCCTGGACGAGCGCGGAGGCAATGAGCAAGTGCTATTGCATGGCACGGACGATGTGCAATGGACCGATCTCGCTGCCATGCCTGGCGGACAGCGCATTGCCATTACGGGTAAGCGCGAAAATAAATTCGTTTTGTACGAATTCTATTTGGCCCTTCAATCCTTGCAAGCGCGCCACGCCGGGCCTGTCATGCACTCGCCGCACTACCAAGGCGGCACACTATATTTCCTATCGGGCGGCGGGAACGTATACAACGTCTGGCGTCTCACGCCGCCAGGATTACTCGAAAGAGTAACCCACGCGCACACGGCGGTGACGGCTTTCGGCGGCGTGGATGACAGCGGGCAGCTAGCACTCGCAACGCTTTCCCAGGGCCAATTCCGCATGCACCGGCTGCGCGGTGCCAACCCCTTGGAGACATCGCAGGCGCAGGCTGAGGTGGCCTCCGCCACCCCCACGCCCCCCCCACGCTTGCCATGGAAGGCGAGACTAGCTATAGCGCTTTGTCCACCTTGGCACCCAGGTCGTGGTTTCCCCTCTTGTTCGCGGACCGCAACACCTTCGGGCTGGGTGTGACCACCTTTGGCGGCGACGCACTAGACTGGCATCGTTACACGTTGGCGCCTCTCTATGAATTCACCCAGCAAGAACCCCTCGGTCTGTTCGAGTACGTGTATCACGACCGGCATTACTTGACACTGGATCGCAGCCTGGCGGTGACCCAGTGGCGCACGCAAGATAAACGCGACAAGGCAACCGAGTACGAGCGATCTCTGCAAGCACAATGGGTTTCGCTGGGCCGCTTCATTCGCTGGGATTACCGCATGAACGCCGGCATTGGCGCCGCCATCGAGCAAAAGGACCGAGTCATTGTCGATGGCCCCACGCATGAGTTGGACGACGAGCGCCTCGCCGCGGGCATGCTGGAATACGAAAGCCTGTATCGCAACATCTATTCGGAAGATCCTTCGCACGGATTGCGTGCACGCTTCCTGTACGAAACCTACCGGCCCTTCAAGAGGGGTACGCGCTTCGATGGCAATGTATCGAGAGTTGACTTGCAAGCTTACTTTCCCATCGGCAAAACCGTGCTCGCCTTGCGTGGAGTGGAGGCTCGCGCCACGGGTAGAACGGAGGATTTCGAATTGGGAGGAAGTTTCGGCGAGTTCGCCGCCGAAGCACCCAGATTGAACGAGCGCCGCTTGGCACTGCGGGGCTACGATCGCGGTATCGCGGCGCTTCGTGGACCCGGTGCGCGCCTCGGCAGCGTGGAGTTGCGTTTTCCCATCGCGGATATCGACCGCCACTTCATGGTTCCGCCCATCGGCATCAACCGGCTTTCAGCCGCGGTGTTCTACGACATTGGCCGCGTATCGGGCAATGGCGCGGCGAACGAGTACCGGCAAGGCGTGGGCATCGAAGTGCTGGGCGAGGTCAAGCTAGGATATCTTTTCTACCTGCCGGTATGCGTGGGTGTCGCGCACGGCCTGGATGATTTGGGCGATACGCAAGCCTATCTTCGGATCGGGCGCAGTTTCTAAATGCCGTTGCATGCATTGCCTGCCGCTCGCTTAAGTGCCAGCGGCACGTGTATCGTGGATTACGCCGCCGTGATGCGCCTGGCGCTCCCGCTGTTCATCAACATCGCCATCCAGGCCATCTTGAACGTGACGGACATCTGGTTCATTGGCCGCATCTCCGTGGAGGCGACCGCGGCCATCGGTGCCATCAATTGGTTGGTCATCATCGCCATTCTGGACTTGGGCGGGCTGGGGATGGGAGTGCAATCGTTGGTGGCGCAGGCCCATGGCGCCAAGCGTTACCGGCGTGCCACGAGTCTCACCTGGAACGCATTGTGGGGAACGCTGCTGGTGCTTCCGTTATTCTTGCTGGTGTCACAAGCATGCGGCGCGATATTGGCCCCCTTCGGTTTGCAGAAGAGTACGGTGGCCATTGCGAACCAGTTCTGGGAACCGCGGCTGCAGTGGGCAGCGGTAAGCACGGCGCTGTGGGCGGTGTCGGGATTCTTCAATGGCATCGGCCGGCCGGTGTTCACCTTGTGCATCATGGCCGTGGTGGCCATTTCCAATGTCTTGCTCAACGCCTGGTTCATGTTTGGACTGGGGCTTGGAATCGCCGGCGTTGCCTGGGCGACCAACCTCGCCACCGAGACCGGGCTTATCGTGGGCATGGGGCTGTTCATCTCCAAGCGCTTCCAGAGCCGGTTCGCAACGCGATTGCTGTGGCGCATGCGCTGGCCCCGGCTACGCGCGGTGTGTGCTCTCGGATTTCCCATTGGCCTGTTCTTCTCCGTGGATTTGTTCGGACTGGCGTTGTTTCAACTCATGACCACCAAGGTAGGTGAGACGGACGGCGCTGCCACTCAGATCGTGATGACGCTCACCTCCATCGCCTACTGGCCAGGTATCGGCATCGCCATGGCGGGAACGACCTTGGTGGGAACCGCCATGGGGGCGAAGCGCCCCGGCTGGGCCTTCACATTAGGCAAGAGCATAGGCATGATGACCGCGTGCTACATGGGTGCCGTCGGCTTGGTTCTGGCCCTTTTGGGCGCGTTCTTGATGTCTACCTTTGCAGGCGCGAACGATCCCCATGCACCGGAAGTCGCACGGCTGGGAATCACCTTGCTGTGGATCGCGGCGGCTTACCAGTTCTTCGACGGACTCAATCTTGGCTTCGGTGCGTGCTTGCGTGGCGCAGGTGACGTGGTAATGCCTACATTGTGGCTCGCAATGCTCTCGCTCGGCGTATTCATACCGCTGACTCACATGCTCACCTTCGCGCCGGGACAGGGCTGGGTTGCGTTTCTTCCGCAACTGGCCTACGGTGCACCAGGAGCATGGGGGGCAGCTTTTGTGTATGTGGCGCTGCTGGGTTCGGTGCTCGCCTTGCGTTGGCGGGGCAAGCGCTGGATGAGAACCAACTAAAACGAGGAATCAAATGTTGAAGGAAGACGACGAAGGATTTTCCGGCAAGGTCGCCATGGTGGCCGGAGGCGGGGCAAAGGATGACGGCATCGGCAATGGCCGCGCGGCCGCGATTCTCTTGGCGAGAGCTGGCGCCAGGGTCGTCGTGGTGGACCGGGAACTTGCGCTGGCGCAGCGCACGGTGGAAATGATCGCGGCCGAAGGCGGCCAGGCCACGGCCATCGCCGCGGATCTCACCGACGAGCGCCAGTGCCGCATCACGGTGGAGGAAGCCGTCAACCGTTTCGGCCGGCTGGATTATCTCGACAACAACGTGGGTATCGTCAGCACCAAAAACGTGGTGGATGAAAGTGCCGAGCACTGGCGGCGCGTCATGCAAGTCAACGTAGAGTGCATGTTCCTCACCGCCAAGTACGCGATTCCCGCCATGATCGGTACGGCGGGCGGCGGCGCTATCGTGAACGTGTCCTCCATCTCCGCGTTGCGTCCTCGCGGCCTTACGGCGTATTCAGCCTCCAAAGGCGCGGTCATCGCGCTCACCCGCGCGATGGCGGTGGATCATGGGAAGGATGGCATCCGCGTGAACTGCGTGGCGCCTGGGGCGGTGTTCACACCCATGGTGTACACGTCGGGGATGAGCGCGGAGGCGCGAGAGCGGCGCCGCAAGGCCTCGCTATTGAGCGTCGAAGGGACGGGTTGGGATATCGGTCAAGCGGCGCGCTTTCTACTTTCCAACCGCGCTCGCTTCATTACCGGGCACACATTGGTGGTGGACGGTGGCACCACCTTGATGGGACCGCCACGCCACACCGACACTCAATGAAGGACTCCACGCCTTAGCGCGCCTTCGCGAGGCGTTGCGCATTGAGTACCAGCATCGCTTGCTGAAGCTGGCAGTCCTCCCGGTCTCGCTTGGGCCACTGGCTCATATCCAGCGCGACCGGCGTTACGCCTTCCAGCTTCAAGACACAGGCCGAATCCGGCATGGTGATGGTGGAATAAATCACGGCCGATAACCCCTCGCTCTTATCCATTGAGGGCCGCGCATGGCGTGCGATGGAGACATCCGGGTTCACCCCTTGGCCGTCGACGCGGTGGCCCTTTGTGGTATAAAAATAAGCGGTGGTGTACTTGACGGCCGTGTTGTCAGGTAAGGGAATAATGGTCTGTACCGTGCCATTGCCATAGGTTTTCGTACCCACCAACACGGCGCGGCCGTGATCTTGCAAGGCTCCGGCCAGAATTTCGGAGGCCGATGCCGAAACTCTTGTTGACCAATACGGTGATGGGCAACGTCCTGATTTGGGCAGGCAGCCCCGCGAGAAAATCTTCCTCGTCCTGGCCTAGGTAATAATCGGGATGAGCGCGCATTTCCCGCTTGGAATCCGGATCCTCGCCGTCCATCGAAACAACCATGGCACCGGCGGGGAGAAACACCGCAGCCACGCCCACGGCCGAGCGTACCAGTCCTCCCGCATTGTCGCGTAGATCCAGAACCAAGCCTGCAAGGGGTTTCGAGCTATCCCGCGCGAGATGTTGGAGCGCCGCGATGACCATCTGGGGAATTCTTTCGTTGAAGGCATGAATGCGAATATAAGCGCGCGCGTTGGGCAGCAGGCGGTAGGTCACGCTGTCGCGATCGCTCGACCGGAAATCGCGTTGCAGATCGCGGAAGGCCGCGGCGTCGAAGTACTCCGCGTAGGCATCGCTCCCCTTGGGCAAGTTGTCCTTGACCTTGTCCACCATTTCCTCGCTCATGGCGCAAAGTTTCGGGTCCACGGTACGCAGCATCACGAGGAACTTGTGGGAGGAGGCATTCTTCAGGTTCTCGCATTCGCTATCGAGCGCGCTAGCCGGTAAAGCGAAGGCCGCGAACAACACCGTCACCAAGCACCCATGCAGGCGCCGGGAAATGGAAATTGCGCTTGAATGAGCATTGTTCATAAGAGCATTGTGCATGGGACTTTTGTACATCGAAGTTTTGTGCATCAGGCCGCCTCTTCCCAGCGGTTCTCGCCAGGTTATTGTCAGGGATCGATAGGGCTGTTTCCGCAATTTATGTGCGTCTGGCGCGGGTTCGCATCCACTGCGCACCGATCTTACTACAGGCCTGAATTGGCAAGGGATTAGAGGCCAGCGATGGCGGAAATGGAAGACTTGTTCACGATCGCCCCGTGCCAAGTGGCGACCGCTCATCAAGCCCCTGCTCGGATATTGACTGCGCCAACCCAGGTTTGCAGGCAAACAAATCCACCGGCTTGTTTCTTGCCACCGTACCGGCGATGCATTCATGCGAGCGATGTCGAATGACGAAAGGACTCACGAAAATGAGTTGGGCCCTACGGGGCGCCATGGCCGCCATGACCATTTCGGCGGTGCCCCTCGCACCGGCCGCAGCGCAGGAAGTGACTATTCACGGGCTCTCGGAGGGCATGGCCGTGGCTTCCATGGCGAAAGGCAAGCCCAAGGTATTGCGGCCCGGGGATTCCCTCGCGGAAGGAATCAAACTCGTTAAGTCCGGCCCGGCCTCCGCCACCTTCCTTGTCAATGGCGAGAAAAAAACCTTCAACATGGGCCATAACATATCGGTCGCCACCACGGGTTCGGGCGCCACTCAAGTGACCCTAACCTCCGATACGAGCGGACACTTCATTGCCGAGGGCAGCATCAATGGCGGTTCCATCCGCTTTCTCGTGGATACGGGAGCAACCACCATCTTTCTCAGCGCTGCGGATGCGCGCCGCCTAGGGATCAACTACTTGAAAGGCCGGCCTGGATTCTCGGAGACAGCTGGCGGCACCATCCGAATATATTGGGTCAAACTCGACACGGTGAAAATCGGCGAGGTAAGCGCCTCGAACGTGGACGCGGTGGTGAGCGAACAAGAACAAATGCCCTTCGCCTTGTTAGGCATGAGCTTCCTGAACCGCATGCGGATGGACCGCGATGGCGACCGCCTTACGCTTACAAAAAGATTCTAGCGGCCGCGGTCTTAGCGCTTGCCGTTGCGCTTGTCTCCGCGGATGAAGGCGTAGGCGGAGTGGTTGTGAATGGATTCGAAATTTTCCGACTCCACCACGTAGCTCTCGATGCGCGGATCGCCGTTCATCACCGTGGCGACATCGCGCACCATGTCTTCCACGAACTTAGGATTATCGTAGGCGCGCTCGGTCACGTACTTCTCGTCTGGGCGCTTGAGTAAGCCATAGAGTTCACAGGAGGCTTGCTCTTCGCACATGCGCACCAAGTCTTCGATCCACACGAACCCCTTGGTCTTGGCGGTCACTGTCACGTGAGAGCGCTGGTTATGGGCGCCGTAGTCGGATATCTTCTTCGAGCACGGGCATAGGCTGGTCACCGGTACGACCACCTTCATGGTAAAGCTGTATTCGCTGTTCTCGATCTCGCCTACGAAGGTGACGTCGTAGTCCATCAAGCTATTCACGCCCGATATGGGGGCCGCTTTATTGATGAAGTACGGAAAATTCATCTCGATGTGGCCGGAATCCGCCTCCAGTTTGCGCACCATCTCGCGCAGGATGGATTCGAAGGATTCCACGGAGAGCTCGCGCTCGTGCCCGTTGAGAATTTCCACGAACCGCGACATATGCGTGCCCTTGAAATTGTGGGGCAAGTGCACGTACATATTGAACATGGCGACGGTGTGTTGGATGCCGCCGGTGCGATCGCGCACGCGAATGGGGTGGCGAATGCCTTTGATCCCCACGCGATCGATGGCCAGATGGCGAGCATCGGCGAAATTTTGTACATCGGGAATGGCGATCTCGCCAGGGTGATTCATGGTGTGCTCCAGATAGAGTGCGAAGCGATTATATCGCCCAAGCTCGAATCGAGGCCAAGATGCCAGCGGCGTCCAGGCCGCACTCCTTGACGAGGGAGGCCTGGTCACCATGATCGATGAAGCGGTCGGGGATGCCCAATTGCAAGACGGGAATTTTACAGCGCAGGCGTTGCAACGCCTCCAGCACCGCGCTTCCGGCACCCCCCATGATGACGTTTTCTTCCACTGTCACCAAGAATTCATGGGACGCGGACAATTCGGCGAGCAAGCTTTCATCCAAGGGTTTCACAAACCGCATATTGACCACCGTGGCATTGAGTGACGTACCTGCCTCCAGGGCAGCACTTAGTACGCCACCAAAGGCCAGAATGGCCAACTTTTCTCCTTGCTTGCGAACCTGGGCCTTGCCGATGGGCAAGGCGGTCATTTCCGCATGAACCGGCACTCCGGGCCCCGTTCCGCGCGGATAGCGCACGGCAGCCGGTTTGCCCAACCGATAGCCGGTGTAGAGCATTTGGCGGCACTCGTTTTCGTCGCTCGGCGTCATGACCGTGATGTTGGGGATGCATCGTAGATAACTCAGGTCGAAAGCGCCGTGGTGCGTGGGGCCATCCGCCCCCACTAATCCGCCCCTGTCCAGGGCGAACAACACTGGCAACTCCTGTATCGCGACGTCGTGAATGAGTTGGTCATAGGCGCGCTGCAAGAACGTGGAATAGATCGCCACCACGGGCTTCGCATCCTCGCAAGCCAAGCCCGCCGCGAAGGTCACCGCATGCTGTTCGGCGATCCCCACATCGAAGTAACGCTCTGGATACTCCTTGGAAAAGCGCACCAGCCCGGATCCTTCGCGCATGGCCGGGGTGATGGCGACGAGCTTGTCATCGCGCGCGGCCATGTCGCACAGCCAATCTCCGAACACTTGAGTGTAGGCAGGTTTGGAGGCGGGCTTTGACTGAATCCCAAGTTTGAGATCGAACTTGCCGACACCGTGGTAGAGGATGGGATCGTCTTCCGCCGCCTTGTATCCCTTCCCTTTCTTGGTGACCACGTGCAGGAACCGCGGCCCGTCCAGCGCGCGCAGGTTGGAGAGCGTGGCCACCAACCCGTCCACATCATGGCCATCGATCGGCCCGATGTAACGGAACCCAAACTCCTCGAACAATGTACTCGGTGTGACCATGCCCTTGACGTGCTCTTCCGCCCGGCGTGCGAACGCCTTGATGGGCGGCAACACGCTTAGGACACGGCCACCTGCCTTGCGCGCGGCGGTATATACCCGTCCGGTGAGCAAACGCGCGAGGTAGCTGTTGAGCGCCCCAACGTTCTCGGAGATGGACATGTCATTATCGTTCAGGATCACCAAGAGATTGGTATCCATGGCTCCGGCATTGTTCAGGGCCTCGAAGGCCATGCCCGCGGTCATGGCACCGTCGCCAATGATGGCCACGACACCGCGCTTCTCGCCGGCGTGCCGCGCCGCGACTGCCATACCGAGCGCCGCGCTGATCGAAGTGCTCGAATGGGCGGTGCCAAAGCAATCGTATTCGCTCTCCACCCGGCGGGGAAAGCCGGCAATGCCACCGTACATACGAAGCTTTGCCATGCCCGCCGCGCGCCCCGTGAGAATCTTATGCGCGTAGGTTTGATGCCCCACATCCCAAACCAAGCGGTCGTAGGGGGTATTGAAGGCGTAATGCAATGCGACGGCCAGCTCCACAGTCCCCAGGTTGGAAGACAGATGCCCGCCGGTCTGCGACACCGATGCCAGGATGAATTGCCTCAGTTCATCGGCCACGCGCGGCAGTATCCGCCTATCGAGTTGGCGAAGGTCCACGGGCGAGTGGATGCTGTCGAGGGTGGGATACATGAAGGGCGTTAGTAATATTCTCAGTACGTGCGAGAGGCGATGAAGCGGCAAAGCTGGCGTAAACGGTCCGCCTCGGAACCGAAAACGTTTAGGCTCTCAAGCGCCTCGGCCTCCACTTCCCGGGCGCGCCGGCGGGCGTTCGCCAGTCCCATGAGCGTCACGAAGGTGGCCTTGCCTTGTTGTGCATCCTTGCCCGCGGTCTTTCCCAGCGTCGCGGAGTCTTGCTCCGCATCCAGCAAGTCGTCAACGATCTGAAATAGCAGGCCCAACGACGCGGCGAATCTATCGAGGTTCGGCCGCACGCGACTCGGACCAGCCAAGTGTTCCACACCTGCGCCACACAACGCACTCATTCTAACCGCAGCTCCGATCAAGGCCCCGGTCTTCATGCGGTGCATGGTCTCGAGGCCACTCAAGCTTAAGGACTTGCCGGTGCTTTCCAAATCGATCGCTTGACCGCCCGCCATGCCGGTGGAACCGCAGGCCCGCGCGAGTATGCCGACCATCTCGAGTTTTTGCTGCGCGCCGGCACCTTGGGTGGAGGCAAGGGCCGAGAAAGCGAGACTTTGCAGGCTATCGCCCACCAGGAGCGCCGTGGCTTCTCCAAACTGTACGTGGCAGGTGGGTTTGCCGCGCCGCATGGCATCGTCATCCATGCAGGGAAGATCGTCGTGCACTAGGGAATAGGCGTGAATCAACTCAACGGCCGCCCCCACGTGATCCAGGGCTTGCGGCGGGGCTTGCACGGCCTCGCCCGCGGCATAAGCCAACAAAGGCCGCACGCGTTTACCACCGCCCAGGACGGCGTAGCGCATCGCTTGGTGCAAGGTGCTTGGAAGATTTCCCGGCGCCTCCAATACACTGTCCAGCACCGCTTCGATGCGAGCCTGCCGTTCACGCATCCATTGCGCGAACTCAGGAAGCGTTGTCCGCACCGCCAAAGTTCTGTAGCACCTCGCCCTCGAGGATTTTGACTTGCTGCTCCGCGTCCTGGAGCGCCTCCTGGCAATAGCGCAACAATTGGGCGCCGCGCTTGTAGGCCGCCAAGGAATCCTTCAGGGTGAGTTGCCCGCCTTCCATGCGGGCGACCGTGGCTTCGAGTTCAGCCAGAGCGCTCTCAAAACTCTCCGGCTGGGGTTGATTCTCATCAGGCATGATTGGATGGAACTAGGACATTGGGGAACGGACCAAGAAGGCACGCAAGATAGCCGATTCACGGCATCCCGGCTAGGCCCTGTTGGCATGTAGAATTTCAAGCCCAGGCCGAAAGGTTGGTTGGTTGTATTCCGGTACCTGGTCGGTCCCTCTTCTCCCATTGTCATGACAGATCTGTCTTCCACGCTGGCGCTCACCCGCACTCCGGTGCCGCTTCCGATCAGTTGGTACTTCGATCCCGAGATCGCGCGCTTGGAGCAAAAACTCATCTTCGATGCCGGACCAGGTTACATCGGTCATGAGCATCTGGTACCCAACACGGGCGACTACTACGTCTTGGATTGGTTGCCGGGCGCTCCCGTGCTGGTACGCGGGAAGGACGGCATCAGGTTGCTGAGCAATGTATGCCGCCACAGGCAATCCCTGTTGTTGAGCGGCCACGGCAATAGGGAGAACATCGTGTGCCCGGTTCATAGATGGACTTATGATCTGGCGGGCACGCTGCTGGGTGCCCCGCAATTTCCCAACAATCCCTGCTTGAACCTGGAAGCCACAAATCTGAGAAATTGGCGAGGACTTCTTTTTACGGGGCAGCGAGATCCAGAGAAAGACCTTGCGGGAATGAATCTCCTGGCGGACTACGATTACGCCGGTCACTTGCGAGATCGCGTGGAGATCAGCGAGTACCCCTTCAACTGGAAGACTTTCCTGGAGATTTATCTGGAGCTATACCACGTGGAGGCGGTTCATCCTGGCCTGCGACAGTTCGTTGACCCCAGCCATTGGCGCTGGGAGTTTGGCGAATGGTGGAGCTCCCAACAACTGGGGATCTACAAGAATCTTGCCCACAAGGAAACTCCAGCCTACGGCCATTACATCGACGAGTTGCTCAAGTATCGCAACGGAGAGCTGCCCAAGTACGGAACGCTCTGGTCCATGTATTACCCCAACATTTGCCTGGAGTGGTATCCCCATTGCTTGGTAATCAGCACCATTCTGCCTAGAGGGCCGGACAAATGCCTCAACGTCGTGGAGTTCTATTATCCCGAGGAAGTCGCGTTGTTCGAGCGCACGCTGGTGGAGGCCCATCAAGCCGCGTACTTCGAAAGCGCGGCCCAGGACCAGCAGATCTGCGAACATCTGCACGAGGGGCGGCGAAAGCTCTATGCGAGCGGGCAGGAACAACAAGGCCCCTATCTCATGCCGGCCGAGGATGGGATGATTCATTTTCACGAGTTCGTGCGCGGCTATCTCGAACCCGCGCTTGGGCAAGCGAGCTAATCATGGAATTCACCACACTCATAGATGCCGGGGTGCTCGCCAAGCATTTGGACGATCCGCGCTTCGTGATTTTCGACTGCCGCCACGATCTCGCCAAACCAGATTGGGGTATCGAAGTCTATCTGGCCTCCCATATTCCCGGCGCTCGATTTGCGCATTTGGACAAGAACCTTTCGGGGCCAAAGACTGGCAAGAACGGGCGTCATCCCCTGCCCGATCCGCAATCCTTCGCACGCTGGCTGAGTGAGATGGGCGCCGGCAACGATAGCCAAATCATCGGCTACGACAGCACCGGCGGTACCTACGGCGCGCGCTTGTGGTGGATGGTGCGCTGGCTGGGGCAGCAACGCGTGGCGGTGCTCAATGGCGGATGGGATGCGTGGGTCAAGTCAGGTTTCCCGGTTACGCAAGACAAACACTCACCGCGCGCCACCACGTTTCACATGCGGTTGCATGAAGAAGCCAGGGTGGATGCGAATTTCATTCTGCGCAATCTCGAAAGCCAAAAGTACCGCGTGCTCGATGCTCGCGCCAATGACCGCTTCCATGGGCAGAACGAAACCATCGATCCCACCGGCGGGCACATCCCGGGCGCCACGAACCGTTTTTTCAAGGATAACCTGGATGCGCAATCGCGCTTTAAGCCCTCTGCCACGCTCAAAGCAG
This window of the Betaproteobacteria bacterium genome carries:
- a CDS encoding geranyl transferase, giving the protein MRERQARIEAVLDSVLEAPGNLPSTLHQAMRYAVLGGGKRVRPLLAYAAGEAVQAPPQALDHVGAAVELIHAYSLVHDDLPCMDDDAMRRGKPTCHVQFGEATALLVGDSLQSLAFSALASTQGAGAQQKLEMVGILARACGSTGMAGGQAIDLESTGKSLSLSGLETMHRMKTGALIGAAVRMSALCGAGVEHLAGPSRVRPNLDRFAASLGLLFQIVDDLLDAEQDSATLGKTAGKDAQQGKATFVTLMGLANARRRAREVEAEALESLNVFGSEADRLRQLCRFIASRTY
- a CDS encoding 1-deoxy-D-xylulose-5-phosphate synthase, whose product is MYPTLDSIHSPVDLRQLDRRILPRVADELRQFILASVSQTGGHLSSNLGTVELAVALHYAFNTPYDRLVWDVGHQTYAHKILTGRAAGMAKLRMYGGIAGFPRRVESEYDCFGTAHSSTSISAALGMAVAARHAGEKRGVVAIIGDGAMTAGMAFEALNNAGAMDTNLLVILNDNDMSISENVGALNSYLARLLTGRVYTAARKAGGRVLSVLPPIKAFARRAEEHVKGMVTPSTLFEEFGFRYIGPIDGHDVDGLVATLSNLRALDGPRFLHVVTKKGKGYKAAEDDPILYHGVGKFDLKLGIQSKPASKPAYTQVFGDWLCDMAARDDKLVAITPAMREGSGLVRFSKEYPERYFDVGIAEQHAVTFAAGLACEDAKPVVAIYSTFLQRAYDQLIHDVAIQELPVLFALDRGGLVGADGPTHHGAFDLSYLRCIPNITVMTPSDENECRQMLYTGYRLGKPAAVRYPRGTGPGVPVHAEMTALPIGKAQVRKQGEKLAILAFGGVLSAALEAGTSLNATVVNMRFVKPLDESLLAELSASHEFLVTVEENVIMGGAGSAVLEALQRLRCKIPVLQLGIPDRFIDHGDQASLVKECGLDAAGILASIRAWAI
- a CDS encoding SDR family oxidoreductase; its protein translation is MLKEDDEGFSGKVAMVAGGGAKDDGIGNGRAAAILLARAGARVVVVDRELALAQRTVEMIAAEGGQATAIAADLTDERQCRITVEEAVNRFGRLDYLDNNVGIVSTKNVVDESAEHWRRVMQVNVECMFLTAKYAIPAMIGTAGGGAIVNVSSISALRPRGLTAYSASKGAVIALTRAMAVDHGKDGIRVNCVAPGAVFTPMVYTSGMSAEARERRRKASLLSVEGTGWDIGQAARFLLSNRARFITGHTLVVDGGTTLMGPPRHTDTQ
- a CDS encoding TIGR02281 family clan AA aspartic protease, with product MFLATVPAMHSCERCRMTKGLTKMSWALRGAMAAMTISAVPLAPAAAQEVTIHGLSEGMAVASMAKGKPKVLRPGDSLAEGIKLVKSGPASATFLVNGEKKTFNMGHNISVATTGSGATQVTLTSDTSGHFIAEGSINGGSIRFLVDTGATTIFLSAADARRLGINYLKGRPGFSETAGGTIRIYWVKLDTVKIGEVSASNVDAVVSEQEQMPFALLGMSFLNRMRMDRDGDRLTLTKRF
- a CDS encoding MATE family efflux transporter encodes the protein MPLHALPAARLSASGTCIVDYAAVMRLALPLFINIAIQAILNVTDIWFIGRISVEATAAIGAINWLVIIAILDLGGLGMGVQSLVAQAHGAKRYRRATSLTWNALWGTLLVLPLFLLVSQACGAILAPFGLQKSTVAIANQFWEPRLQWAAVSTALWAVSGFFNGIGRPVFTLCIMAVVAISNVLLNAWFMFGLGLGIAGVAWATNLATETGLIVGMGLFISKRFQSRFATRLLWRMRWPRLRAVCALGFPIGLFFSVDLFGLALFQLMTTKVGETDGAATQIVMTLTSIAYWPGIGIAMAGTTLVGTAMGAKRPGWAFTLGKSIGMMTACYMGAVGLVLALLGAFLMSTFAGANDPHAPEVARLGITLLWIAAAYQFFDGLNLGFGACLRGAGDVVMPTLWLAMLSLGVFIPLTHMLTFAPGQGWVAFLPQLAYGAPGAWGAAFVYVALLGSVLALRWRGKRWMRTN
- a CDS encoding aromatic ring-hydroxylating dioxygenase subunit alpha, which gives rise to MTDLSSTLALTRTPVPLPISWYFDPEIARLEQKLIFDAGPGYIGHEHLVPNTGDYYVLDWLPGAPVLVRGKDGIRLLSNVCRHRQSLLLSGHGNRENIVCPVHRWTYDLAGTLLGAPQFPNNPCLNLEATNLRNWRGLLFTGQRDPEKDLAGMNLLADYDYAGHLRDRVEISEYPFNWKTFLEIYLELYHVEAVHPGLRQFVDPSHWRWEFGEWWSSQQLGIYKNLAHKETPAYGHYIDELLKYRNGELPKYGTLWSMYYPNICLEWYPHCLVISTILPRGPDKCLNVVEFYYPEEVALFERTLVEAHQAAYFESAAQDQQICEHLHEGRRKLYASGQEQQGPYLMPAEDGMIHFHEFVRGYLEPALGQAS
- a CDS encoding GTP cyclohydrolase I FolE2, which gives rise to MNHPGEIAIPDVQNFADARHLAIDRVGIKGIRHPIRVRDRTGGIQHTVAMFNMYVHLPHNFKGTHMSRFVEILNGHERELSVESFESILREMVRKLEADSGHIEMNFPYFINKAAPISGVNSLMDYDVTFVGEIENSEYSFTMKVVVPVTSLCPCSKKISDYGAHNQRSHVTVTAKTKGFVWIEDLVRMCEEQASCELYGLLKRPDEKYVTERAYDNPKFVEDMVRDVATVMNGDPRIESYVVESENFESIHNHSAYAFIRGDKRNGKR
- a CDS encoding exodeoxyribonuclease VII small subunit, giving the protein MPDENQPQPESFESALAELEATVARMEGGQLTLKDSLAAYKRGAQLLRYCQEALQDAEQQVKILEGEVLQNFGGADNAS